One genomic segment of Pongo pygmaeus isolate AG05252 chromosome 19, NHGRI_mPonPyg2-v2.0_pri, whole genome shotgun sequence includes these proteins:
- the IGBP1C gene encoding immunoglobulin-binding protein 1 family member C, with amino-acid sequence MAAAEDEFLPPPRLPELFDSSKQLLDEVEGATEPTGSRIVQEKVFKGLDLLEKVAKMLSQLDLFSRNEDLEEITSTDLKYLMVPAFQGALTMKQVNPSKRLDHLQQAREHFIKYLTQCHYYHVAEFELPQTKTNSAENHSAITSTAYPSLVAMASQRQAKIERYKQRKVLEHRLSTMKSAVESGQADDERVREYYLLHLQRWIDISLEEIESIDQEIKILGEKDSSREASTSNSSHQKRPPMKPFILTRNMAQAKVFGVGYPSLASMTVSDWYDQHQKHGVLPDQGIARATPEEFRKATQQQEDQETEEEDDEQTLQRAREWDDWKDTNPRGYGNRQNMG; translated from the coding sequence ATGGCAGCTGCTGAAGACGAGTTCCTGCCGCCGCCGCGGCTCCCCGAGCTGTTCGATTCCAGCAAACAGCTTCTGGACGAAGTCGAAGGAGCGACTGAACCCACCGGTTCCCGAATAGTCCAGGAAAAGGTGTTCAAGGGCCTCGACCTCCTTGAGAAGGTTGCCAAAATGTTATCGCAGCTTGACTTGTTCAGCCGAAATGAAGATTTGGAGGAGATTACTTCCACCGACTTGAAGTACCTGATGGTGCCAGCGTTTCAAGGAGCCCTCACCATGAAACAAGTCAACCCCAGTAAGCGTCTAGATCATTTGCAGCAGGCTCGCGaacactttataaaatatttaactcaGTGCCATTACTATCATGTGGCCGAGTTTGAGCTGCCCCAAACCAAGACCAACTCAGCTGAAAATCACAGTGCTATTACCTCCACGGCTTATCCTAGCCTCGTTGCTATGGCATCTCAAAGACAGGCTAAAATAGAGCGATACAAGCAGAGGAAGGTGTTGGAGCATAGGTTGTCTACAATGAAATCTGCTGTGGAAAGTGGTCAAGCAGATGATGAGCGTGTTCGTGAATATTATCTTCTTCACCTTCAGAGGTGGATTGATATCAGCTTAGAAGAGATTGAGAGCATTGATCAGGAAATTAAGATCCTGGGAGAGAAAGACTCTTCAAGAGAGGCATCCACTTCGAACTCATCTCACCAGAAGAGGCCTCCAATGAAACCCTTCATTCTCACTCGGAACATGGCGCAAGCCAAAGTATTTGGCGTTGGCTATCCAAGTCTGGCTTCCATGACAGTGAGTGACTGGTATGATCAACATCAGAAACATGGAGTGTTACCAGATCAGGGAATAGCCAGGGCAACACCAGAAGAATTCAGAAAAGCCACTCAGCAACAGGAAGATCAAGAAACGGAGGAAGAGGATGATGAACAAACACTCCAAAGAGCTCGAGAGTGGGATGACTGGAAGGACACCAACCCTAGGGGCTACGGCAACCGACAGAACATGGGCTAA